GTCCCCTTGAAATCTCCAAGCTGGTTTACAATAGCCGGATATCCCTGTGGGTAAAGGCTGCATCCCACAAAGCGGAGATGATACTCTTTGCTGTTAAAACGGTAATGGACTTCTGGATTCTGGAGCAGATAGGAACGGAATTCTTCCCTCTGGTTTCTGATCCATGTCAGAGGAAGGCCTGCCGCCAGATGCACCTCTGCTTCCTGAATGGAAAAAACATTCAGCTCCCTTGCAATTGCCATGAGAGTCAGAAGATAATATTCTTCATCTATTGCTTTGTCGGGAATAAATTCTTTGTGTCCTTCGCCGATTCGATAGAATATATCGTTATATTCCAAAATGTTTCCGGTGAAGATCGGTTCCGTTTCATAGGCTTTGATGCCTGTTGGTGTGACTGTGTTAGCAGTCTTGATATTGCCGTAGCCATGATCTACAGCAATGATTTTTGTGTTTCTGAGTTCTCGCATAAAAACACCTCCATTTTCGTATTGATTTTTTCAGTAGGCTGTACCAAAGTGGTACTGCTTGCTGTGGGATAAGCATACGAAAAATGAAGGAAAAAGACATTGAGGGAAAATTGAGTCAGAATTGAGAAAAAAGATGCAATGTTTTGCGGTGAAGTATAATATCAAATGTTAAGTCTGTAAAAATAAGAAGTATTACGAATAATGGTTAGTTATCTTGCTTCTAAAGTATATATAAGTTAAAATATGTTTATTAAGCATGGCAGATATAGGAGGTATTACTGATGGAAATTAGAGTTCTTCGATATTTTCTGACTGTAGTAAGGGAAGAAAGTATCACAAAAGCCTCAGAAGTTTTACATATCACGCAGCCGACACTTTCACGTCAGCTTGCACAGATGGAGGAAGATATAGGTGTAAAGCTGTTTGATAGAGGGACACGGAAAATCAAATTGACAAATGAAGGAATACTTCTTCGCCGTCGTGCGGAAGAAATTTTGCAGCTTGTAGATAAGACAGAAAAGGAACTGGTGGAGCAAGAGGAACAGGTGGAAGGTAAAATTTCCATTGGGTGTGGAGAAATTGCGGCTGTACAACTTCTTCCTAAAATAATTGAGTCCTTTCGTCAGAAATATCCCCGTGTTACTTTTGACATTTTTACAGCCACAGCAGATTTGGTAAAGGAACAAATGGATAAGGGACTACTGGATATTGGTTTGCTTCTTGAGCCGATTGATATGGAAAAATATGAATTTATTCGCTTGAATATAAGGGAAAAATGGGTGGTTCTGATGAGATCGGATGCTCCACTCTCCAAGAAAGAAACGGTAACCGCAAAAGATTTGTCTGTACTGCCTTTGATTCTTCCAAGGCGTATGAATGTGCAGAGTGAGTTGGCAAGTTGGTTTGGCAACTACTATGAGAAACTGAATATTGTTTTTACCAGCAATTTAAGTACGAACAGCGCAATTATGGTGAATGGAGGCTTGGCATATTCATTGGTGATTGAAGGGGCTGTACCCTTCTGGGATCAATCAAAGGTTACATTCAGACCGCTTGATCCGCCACTTACAGCAACAAGTGTATTAGCATGGAAACGTGGTCAGCCGTTCAGCTTAGCAACCACAAAATTCATCAAACATATTCAATGCTTTTTAGGCATTGATAAGCCATAAAAACTAGGTATTTGATATCATATAAGCGAAAAATTATAATGTAGGTGTAGAGATGAAACAGGTAGTTTCAATTTCGACACCTACATTTTTTATTTAGGAGGGAGAGCCATTTCATGAAACCGGATTATGATTCCCTTATAAACGCCGGATTAAGCAAAGAAGAAATCGCAAAAATTTCAGGATGTGAAGATCAAGAAATGCAGATAAGGATGTTGCGAAAATATCGGTACAAATTGCTTGATGAGGTACATGAAAAGCAGCAGTCACTTGATGCAATCGATTATATGATCTGTAAAATAAAAAAATAACAATAAGAGGAAGTGAAAAATTAAATGGGAGTAATAATGAAAACTTTATTATCGCATCGGTCTATCCGAAAGTATCAGAACAGACCAATAGAGAAGGAAATACTGGATGAAATCTTAAAGGCAGTGCAGGCAGCCCCGAACTGGGTAAATCTCCAACACATATCCGTTATTGTCGTGCAGGAGCAGCAACGACGGAAAAAATTTGCGGAGTTGTGCGGCGGCCAGAAACATATTGCGCAGGCTCCTGTTTTTCTGGTGTTCTGCGCAGACTTTTATCGCACTTGGCTGGCTTGTAAGGAAAACGGTCAGGAGTTTGATTCCGTTGTAAGTCAGATCGACAACCTGATTGTTGGGGCAAACGAGGTAGGAATCGCTCTGGGAACTGCGGTGGTTGCCGCCGAATCCTTTGGTCTGGGCACCGTACCGATTGGGGACATCCGGCTTCATGCTTTCGAGGCGATACGGGAACTGAATCTGCCCAAATATGTTGTGCCTATGCTTGGCTTATGTGTGGGATATCCAGCGGAAGAACCTGGGCAGAAGCCCCGTCTGCCGAAGGAAGCGGTCTGCTTTGAGGAAAAATATAATTCCGACCTAACTGGACTGCTGAAGCAGTATGACGAGCAGTACGCCGTATATCTGCGGGAACGCCCCTGGAATAGCCGGGTTGGAGACTGGACAGGAATGGCTGCCGACTTTTACCGACCTCCTTACTGTCATTACCCGGAGGTACCGGAAATGCTGGTACAGCAAGGATTTTTGTCACAAAGATAAAGAGGCTGCGATTTAATGAGGAGGTTACATATGAAAAAATTTTTATCTATTCTGTTTGTTTTTTCTCTGCTTTTTATGCTGACTGCTTGCAGCAGTAGCACAGATCCATCGCAGGAGAGCAGTGGAGAAACCACAAGTCCATCTTCTCAGCAAGATAGCGTTTCAGTGTCTAATGCAGTTTTAGAATCTGAAAGCACAGAAAGCGAACAATCGGCCAATAACACTTTAATCGTCT
The window above is part of the Lachnoclostridium edouardi genome. Proteins encoded here:
- a CDS encoding ParM/StbA family protein — translated: MRELRNTKIIAVDHGYGNIKTANTVTPTGIKAYETEPIFTGNILEYNDIFYRIGEGHKEFIPDKAIDEEYYLLTLMAIARELNVFSIQEAEVHLAAGLPLTWIRNQREEFRSYLLQNPEVHYRFNSKEYHLRFVGCSLYPQGYPAIVNQLGDFKGTNLLADIGNGTMNILYINNKKAQESRCWTEKLGVNQCMIAAKNAVLDKFGVKIEESTVEQVLRFGKTDISAPYLDCITSVAKEYVTDLFATLRKYEYNPDLMRLYVVGGGGCLIRNFGTYDKSRVTIIDDLCATAKGYESLAYMSLKRRG
- a CDS encoding LysR family transcriptional regulator, translated to MEIRVLRYFLTVVREESITKASEVLHITQPTLSRQLAQMEEDIGVKLFDRGTRKIKLTNEGILLRRRAEEILQLVDKTEKELVEQEEQVEGKISIGCGEIAAVQLLPKIIESFRQKYPRVTFDIFTATADLVKEQMDKGLLDIGLLLEPIDMEKYEFIRLNIREKWVVLMRSDAPLSKKETVTAKDLSVLPLILPRRMNVQSELASWFGNYYEKLNIVFTSNLSTNSAIMVNGGLAYSLVIEGAVPFWDQSKVTFRPLDPPLTATSVLAWKRGQPFSLATTKFIKHIQCFLGIDKP
- a CDS encoding DUF4224 domain-containing protein, which produces MKPDYDSLINAGLSKEEIAKISGCEDQEMQIRMLRKYRYKLLDEVHEKQQSLDAIDYMICKIKK
- a CDS encoding NADPH-dependent oxidoreductase; amino-acid sequence: MKTLLSHRSIRKYQNRPIEKEILDEILKAVQAAPNWVNLQHISVIVVQEQQRRKKFAELCGGQKHIAQAPVFLVFCADFYRTWLACKENGQEFDSVVSQIDNLIVGANEVGIALGTAVVAAESFGLGTVPIGDIRLHAFEAIRELNLPKYVVPMLGLCVGYPAEEPGQKPRLPKEAVCFEEKYNSDLTGLLKQYDEQYAVYLRERPWNSRVGDWTGMAADFYRPPYCHYPEVPEMLVQQGFLSQR